From bacterium, one genomic window encodes:
- a CDS encoding peroxiredoxin, translating to MPRTDNIYELPADLPVPVDDGACAHLRGMVLPSVPLPSTSSRVVDLSACPGITVVYIYPRTGRPDQEIPKGWDEIPGARGCTPQSCVFRDRYREIAELGAQLFGLSTQTTEYQREAVERLRLPMELLSDAELRFARALRLPTFEVESMVLIKRLTLVARDRRIVKVFYPVFPPDRNAEDVVAWLRQPSAP from the coding sequence ATGCCCAGAACGGACAACATCTATGAGCTTCCGGCGGATCTTCCGGTTCCCGTCGACGACGGCGCGTGTGCGCATCTTCGCGGGATGGTCCTGCCGTCCGTGCCGCTGCCGTCCACGTCGTCACGCGTCGTCGACCTCTCGGCGTGTCCGGGGATAACGGTCGTCTACATCTATCCGCGGACCGGCCGGCCGGATCAGGAGATCCCGAAGGGCTGGGACGAGATCCCGGGCGCGAGGGGATGCACGCCTCAGTCGTGTGTGTTCCGAGACCGCTACCGCGAGATCGCGGAGTTGGGTGCGCAGCTGTTCGGGCTCAGTACGCAGACCACCGAGTATCAACGCGAGGCCGTCGAGCGTCTGCGCCTGCCGATGGAGCTCCTCAGCGACGCGGAGTTGCGATTCGCCCGGGCGCTCCGGCTCCCGACCTTCGAAGTGGAGTCGATGGTGTTGATCAAGCGGCTGACGCTGGTCGCGCGCGACCGACGCATCGTCAAGGTGTTCTATCCGGTGTTTCCCCCGGACCGGAACGCGGAGGACGTCGTGGCCTGGCTCAGGCAACCGTCCGCGCCGTGA
- the treZ gene encoding malto-oligosyltrehalose trehalohydrolase gives MSIPGRTPGPPLGAVDLGDDRTRFLVWAPAARAVEVHIVAPRECRTAMTPRGGGYYEATIEGAGPGSLYWYRLDEGVERPDPASRLQPDGVHGPSQVVATAFPWSDAGWRGRPLTQYVAYELHLGAFTPDGTFDAAIPRLDALARLGVTAVEVMPVAQFPGTRNWGYDGAYLFAVHPAYGGPEGFKRFVDACHARGLVVVLDVVYNHFGPEGSYVGEFGPYFTDRHRTPWGSAVNMDGPDSDDVRRFFLENALRWIAEFHVDALRVDAVHAIVDQSARPFLQELAEAVHAEGARRARLVHVIAESNLNDPRLVRPRTRGGYGLDAQWSDDLHHALHGLLTGERTGYYADYEGVGDLARALADGFVYAGRYSGYRRRRYGAPGGDLAGERFVVCAQNHDQVGNRAGGERLARLVSFDALRVAAGVVLLSPYLPLLFMGEEYGEPAPFLYFTSHTDPGLAQAVRAGRRAEFEAWGGAEEVPDPQDEATFLRSKLAWELRDRASHRTLLEFYTEVLRLRRTLPALAVLSRDTTRVHVSEAERVLILHRWSGKSHAVAAFNFGRSPVDATVPVPPGPWTIRLDSADARWGGPGRTAASAVESDGAAALPIGPTAFVLLVRDGAV, from the coding sequence ATGAGCATCCCCGGCCGTACCCCCGGGCCGCCGCTCGGCGCGGTCGATCTCGGCGACGATCGGACGCGGTTCCTGGTGTGGGCGCCCGCCGCGCGGGCCGTGGAGGTGCACATCGTCGCTCCGCGCGAGTGCCGGACCGCGATGACGCCCCGGGGCGGCGGATACTACGAGGCCACCATCGAGGGCGCCGGACCGGGCTCCCTGTACTGGTACCGGCTCGACGAGGGCGTGGAGCGGCCCGACCCCGCGTCGCGCCTCCAGCCGGACGGCGTCCACGGACCGTCCCAGGTGGTCGCGACGGCGTTCCCGTGGAGCGACGCCGGCTGGCGTGGCCGGCCACTCACACAGTACGTCGCTTATGAGCTCCACCTGGGCGCGTTCACGCCGGACGGCACGTTCGACGCCGCGATTCCTCGCCTGGACGCGCTGGCCCGGCTCGGTGTGACCGCCGTGGAGGTGATGCCGGTCGCCCAGTTTCCCGGCACCCGGAACTGGGGGTACGACGGCGCGTATCTGTTCGCGGTGCACCCCGCGTACGGCGGCCCGGAGGGGTTCAAGCGGTTTGTCGACGCCTGTCACGCGCGCGGCCTTGTCGTGGTGCTCGACGTCGTGTACAACCACTTTGGCCCTGAGGGCAGCTACGTCGGTGAGTTCGGACCGTACTTCACCGACCGCCACCGCACCCCGTGGGGATCCGCGGTCAACATGGACGGACCGGACAGCGACGACGTCCGCCGGTTCTTCCTCGAGAACGCGCTGCGATGGATCGCCGAGTTCCACGTCGACGCGCTGCGCGTCGACGCGGTGCACGCGATCGTGGACCAGTCCGCACGTCCGTTTCTCCAAGAACTCGCGGAGGCGGTGCACGCGGAAGGAGCGCGGCGCGCCCGGCTCGTGCATGTGATCGCCGAAAGCAACCTGAACGACCCCCGGTTGGTGCGGCCCAGGACGCGGGGCGGATACGGGTTGGACGCCCAGTGGAGCGACGATCTGCACCATGCGCTGCACGGCCTGTTGACCGGAGAGCGCACCGGGTATTACGCGGACTACGAGGGGGTCGGCGATCTTGCACGCGCCCTGGCGGACGGGTTCGTCTACGCTGGCCGGTACTCGGGGTACCGCCGGCGCCGGTACGGCGCCCCGGGCGGCGATCTGGCGGGCGAGCGGTTCGTGGTGTGCGCGCAGAACCACGATCAGGTCGGCAACCGCGCCGGGGGCGAGCGGTTGGCGCGGCTGGTCTCGTTCGACGCGCTGAGGGTCGCGGCGGGCGTCGTGCTCCTCTCGCCGTACCTGCCGCTCCTGTTCATGGGTGAGGAGTACGGAGAGCCGGCGCCGTTTCTCTATTTCACGAGCCACACCGATCCCGGGTTGGCCCAAGCCGTCCGCGCCGGTCGGCGTGCAGAGTTCGAGGCGTGGGGCGGTGCCGAGGAGGTTCCCGATCCGCAGGACGAGGCCACGTTCCTGCGGTCGAAGCTGGCGTGGGAACTGCGTGACCGCGCCTCGCATCGGACCCTGCTCGAGTTCTACACGGAGGTGCTCCGGCTCAGGCGGACGCTGCCGGCGCTCGCCGTGTTGAGCCGCGACACGACGCGGGTGCACGTCTCGGAAGCCGAACGCGTCTTGATCCTGCACCGGTGGAGCGGTAAGAGCCATGCCGTCGCGGCGTTCAACTTCGGCCGGTCGCCGGTGGACGCGACGGTGCCGGTGCCGCCGGGACCCTGGACCATTCGGCTCGACTCCGCCGACGCACGCTGGGGCGGTCCCGGTCGGACCGCGGCGTCGGCCGTCGAGTCGGACGGCGCCGCGGCGCTGCCGATCGGGCCCACGGCGTTCGTGCTGCTCGTTCGCGACGGCGCGGTCTGA
- the treS gene encoding maltose alpha-D-glucosyltransferase: MTPRPRGRRGGAPKASEPLWYKDAIIYEAHVRAFYDSDGDGIGDFAGLVEKLDYVQDLGVTTLWILPFYPSPLRDDGYDIADYTAIHPAYGTLRAFRTFLAEAHHRGLRVITELVLNHTSDRHPWFQRARTAPPGSRWRNFYVWNDTAERYRDARVIFKDFETSNWTLDPVAGAHYWHRFYSHQPDLNYDSPDVRREMLRVVSFWLDQGVDGLRLDAVPYLYERDGTTCENLPETHGFLQELRRYIDARYSDRMLLAEANQWPEDAIAYFGDGNECHMAYHFPLMPRLFMAIRMEDRFPIIDILAQTPSIPETCQWALFLRNHDELTLEMVTDEDRDYMYRVYAQDPHARINLGIRRRLAPLLGNHRRRVELMNGLLFSIPGTPLVYYGDEIGMGDNIYLGDRNAVRTPMQWSADRNAGFSRANPQQLYLPVVIDSEYHYETVNVAAQQGNPHSLLWWMKRLIALRKRYKCFGQGTLEMLAPDNRKILAFLRRYGDERVLVVANLSRFVQPVELNLAEFRGMMPIEMFGRIEFPPIGDLPYFLTLGPHAFYWFSLEPQRAVGAAGATATGPEAAETPLAEVAVVGAQGWPGVFEGAARSALEDALAGYLRGRRWFGGKARRVRSVLVREAIRIPYGDADAAYLTLVQVQYAEGDPDVYALPLTFASGDRAQQLRRDASNAIVAHLRLAGAGADGVLYDAFLETAFCAGLLGAIVRRYRARGAAGELAGVVTPALRRVVGPPPVPDPAPVKAEQSNTSVIFGDRCILKLFRRLEPGAHPDLEIGRFLTERAAFPHTPTVAGAIEYRPPHGEPVTLAILQQFVPNEGDAWTYTLDALDRYCERALAEQAEGAGDDDPAVEEPVLALAARPLPEAVYEWVGEYAQRAELLGQRTAEMHRALASDLTDPAFAPEPMTPAHQRSLYQAARALTRQTLPVLRKLLRSLPDDARAPAERVLDAEDELIRRFQAVLDGKITGMRIRVHGDYHLGQVLYTGKDFVIIDFEGEPARTLTQRRIKRPAMRDVAGMLRSFHYAAHTALRAQTERGTISQHPAAAPFLDARLKRWRCWVCAAFLRGYLTAAGDAPFLPRTREEMQVLLDAHLLEKAVYELGYELNNRPDWVRIPVEGILEMLAGEA, encoded by the coding sequence TGCGCGCGTTTCGCACGTTTCTCGCGGAGGCGCACCACCGGGGCCTCCGCGTCATCACCGAGCTCGTGCTCAATCACACGTCGGACCGGCATCCGTGGTTCCAGCGCGCCCGCACGGCGCCGCCCGGCAGCCGCTGGCGGAACTTCTACGTGTGGAACGACACGGCGGAACGATACCGGGATGCCCGCGTCATCTTCAAGGACTTCGAAACGTCCAACTGGACGCTCGACCCCGTCGCGGGCGCCCACTACTGGCACCGATTCTACTCCCACCAGCCGGACCTGAACTACGACTCGCCGGACGTCCGCCGGGAGATGCTTCGCGTAGTCTCGTTCTGGCTGGACCAGGGCGTGGACGGCCTGCGGCTGGACGCGGTGCCGTACCTGTACGAGCGCGACGGCACGACCTGCGAGAACCTCCCCGAGACGCACGGTTTCCTCCAGGAGCTGCGCCGCTACATCGACGCAAGGTACAGCGACCGCATGCTGCTGGCGGAGGCCAACCAGTGGCCGGAGGACGCGATCGCCTACTTCGGCGACGGCAACGAGTGTCACATGGCCTACCATTTCCCGCTGATGCCGCGGCTGTTCATGGCGATCCGGATGGAGGACCGGTTCCCGATCATCGATATCCTCGCGCAGACGCCGTCGATCCCGGAGACGTGCCAGTGGGCGCTGTTCCTCCGGAACCACGACGAGCTCACCCTCGAGATGGTGACCGACGAGGATCGGGACTACATGTACCGCGTGTACGCGCAGGACCCCCACGCGCGGATCAACCTGGGGATCCGCCGCCGGCTTGCGCCGCTGCTCGGCAATCACCGGCGCCGGGTGGAGTTGATGAACGGTCTGCTGTTCTCGATCCCGGGCACGCCGCTCGTCTACTACGGGGACGAGATCGGCATGGGCGACAACATCTATCTCGGCGACCGCAACGCCGTGCGCACGCCGATGCAGTGGAGCGCGGACCGGAACGCAGGGTTCTCGCGGGCCAATCCGCAGCAGCTCTACCTGCCGGTGGTGATCGACTCGGAGTACCACTACGAGACCGTCAATGTGGCGGCGCAGCAGGGCAACCCCCACTCGCTCCTGTGGTGGATGAAGCGGCTGATCGCGCTGCGCAAGCGGTACAAGTGCTTCGGGCAGGGAACGCTGGAAATGCTCGCGCCCGACAACCGCAAGATCCTGGCGTTCCTGCGCCGGTACGGGGACGAGCGCGTGCTGGTCGTGGCGAATCTGTCGCGCTTCGTGCAGCCGGTCGAGCTCAACCTCGCAGAGTTCCGGGGCATGATGCCGATCGAGATGTTCGGCCGGATCGAGTTTCCGCCGATCGGCGACCTGCCGTACTTCCTGACGCTCGGCCCTCACGCGTTCTACTGGTTCTCGCTGGAGCCGCAGCGGGCCGTGGGCGCCGCCGGCGCCACGGCAACCGGCCCGGAGGCGGCCGAGACGCCGCTTGCGGAGGTGGCCGTGGTCGGCGCTCAGGGATGGCCCGGCGTGTTCGAGGGCGCGGCCCGGTCGGCGCTCGAGGACGCGCTCGCCGGCTACCTGCGCGGGCGGCGGTGGTTCGGCGGGAAGGCGCGCCGGGTGCGGTCGGTCCTCGTCCGCGAGGCGATCCGGATCCCCTACGGCGACGCCGACGCCGCCTACCTGACCTTGGTCCAGGTGCAGTACGCGGAGGGCGACCCGGATGTGTACGCGCTGCCGCTCACGTTCGCGTCCGGCGATCGGGCACAGCAGCTGCGGCGGGACGCGTCCAATGCGATCGTCGCGCACCTGCGTCTCGCCGGCGCCGGCGCGGACGGCGTGCTCTACGACGCGTTTCTCGAGACGGCGTTCTGCGCGGGGCTGCTCGGCGCGATCGTGCGTCGATACCGCGCGCGGGGAGCCGCCGGGGAACTCGCGGGGGTGGTCACGCCGGCGCTGCGGCGCGTCGTCGGCCCGCCGCCTGTGCCGGACCCCGCCCCGGTCAAGGCCGAGCAGAGCAATACCTCGGTGATCTTCGGGGACCGCTGCATCCTCAAGCTGTTCCGGCGGCTCGAGCCCGGGGCGCACCCCGATCTCGAGATCGGACGGTTTCTGACCGAGCGCGCCGCGTTTCCGCACACCCCCACCGTGGCCGGCGCGATCGAGTACCGCCCCCCCCACGGCGAACCGGTGACGCTCGCGATCTTGCAACAGTTCGTGCCGAACGAAGGCGACGCATGGACGTACACGCTGGACGCGCTCGACCGGTACTGCGAGCGCGCGCTCGCCGAGCAGGCCGAGGGCGCCGGGGACGACGATCCGGCGGTCGAGGAGCCGGTCCTCGCGCTGGCCGCGCGCCCGCTTCCCGAGGCGGTCTACGAGTGGGTCGGGGAGTATGCGCAGCGGGCGGAGCTGTTAGGGCAGCGGACCGCCGAGATGCACCGCGCGCTGGCGTCCGACCTGACGGACCCGGCGTTCGCGCCGGAGCCGATGACGCCTGCCCATCAGCGGTCTCTGTATCAGGCCGCCCGCGCGCTGACCCGGCAGACGCTGCCGGTGCTGCGCAAACTGTTGCGCTCGCTCCCCGACGACGCGCGCGCGCCGGCGGAGCGGGTCTTGGATGCGGAGGACGAGCTGATCCGTCGCTTCCAGGCGGTGCTGGATGGAAAGATCACCGGCATGCGCATCCGCGTCCACGGTGACTACCACCTCGGGCAGGTGCTGTACACCGGCAAGGATTTCGTGATCATTGACTTCGAGGGTGAACCGGCCCGCACGCTCACGCAGCGACGGATCAAGCGCCCCGCGATGCGCGACGTCGCCGGGATGCTGCGGTCCTTTCACTACGCGGCGCACACCGCGCTGCGCGCGCAGACGGAACGCGGGACGATCTCGCAGCACCCCGCGGCGGCGCCGTTCCTGGACGCGCGCCTCAAGCGATGGCGCTGCTGGGTGTGCGCGGCGTTCCTGCGCGGGTACCTGACGGCGGCCGGGGACGCGCCGTTCCTGCCCCGCACGCGCGAGGAGATGCAGGTGTTGCTGGACGCACACCTGCTCGAGAAGGCCGTGTACGAGTTGGGCTACGAGCTGAACAACAGGCCCGACTGGGTCCGGATCCCCGTCGAGGGTATCCTCGAGATGCTCGCCGGCGAGGCATGA